In Streptomyces sp. NBC_00683, the DNA window CGCTCGTCAGGGAGGCGGCACTGCCCGCGCTGCGTTCCCTGGCCGAGGACATAGGGGCAACCGCCCACCTCACACTCGTCGACGGGGCCGATGCGCTCGCGGTCGCGGTCGTCGAACCGACCTGGACCGACTACCACGTCGCCTACCGGGCCGGCTTCCGCCACGCACTGGACAGGGGCGCCGCGGGCCGGGCGATTCTCACCGCCCGGCAGAAGACGGTCGCCGACCATCCCGGCTACACCCTCACCCACGGCGAGCTCGAAGCCGGCGCCTGCGGCGCCGCCGCGCCGCTCGTCGGGGTGTCCGGGGTGGAAGGCAGTGTGGGTGTGGTCATGCTCGCCGACGCCGTACCGGAGAGGGTCGGCCCGCGCGTGCTCGACGCGGCCCGGGAGGTCGCGGACGCGCTGCGCTGAAAGCGCGTGGGGACTGCGCGCGGGGACGGGGAGACCCGGCCCCCCGCGCAGTCCTGCGGAACAGGGGGCGTGCGGCGGCGGATAGATTGGGCTGGTGCTCCTTCGTCTCTCGCGCCCCCGCATCCTCGCCCTCTGCGCGCTGCCGGTCCTCGCCCTGTTCGGTACGGCCGCCTTCGCGCCGCTGCCGTTCACCCTGGCGCAGCCCGGGACGACCGCGGACGTCCTCGGGGACGACCAGGGGAAGCCGGTCATCACGATCAAGGGTGCGCCGACCCGCGCCACCGACGGCGAGCTGCGGATGACGACCATCGTCGCCACCGGGCCGGAGGCCGACGTCGGGATCGGTGACGTGGTCGACAGCTGGTTCAGGACGGACCGCGCGGTCATGCCCCGCGACTCCGTCTACCCGACCGGCGGTTCCGAGAAGGAGATCGAGCAGCACAATCTCCAGGACATGGAGGAGTCGCAGGACGTCGCCGTCGACGCGGCCCTGAAGTACCTCGGCAAGGCCCCCGGTTCGGTCGACATCACCCTGCACCTCGCGGACGTCGGCGGCCCCAGCGCGGGCCTGTTCTTCTCGCTCGGCATCATCGACAAGCTCGCGGGCGACGGCTCCGGCGGCGACCTGACCGGTGGCCGTACCGTCGCCGGTACGGGGACGATCGAGGCCAACGGCGCGGTCGGTGCTGTCGGCGGGGTCTCCCTGAAGACGCAGGCAGCCCGGCGTGACGGTGCGACCGTCTTCCTCGTGCCCAGGGCGGAGTGCAAGGAAGCGAAGGCGGAGCAGCCGAAGGGCCTGCGGCTGATCCCCGTCACGACACTGAAGAACGCGGTGTCCTCGCTGAAGGCTCTGGAGCAGGGGGACAAGGTCCCGAGCTGCTGACCGGCTCCCCGGGCCCCTCCATGGTGCGCCAGGCCGGGAACACCAGAGGGCTCAGCGTCGCCAGGAAGTACACCCCGCCCATCGCCAGCAGCGCACCCGTCGCTCCCATGCCCTCGACCAGCAGGCCCGCCACGAGGCCGCCCACCGGCATGGCGAGCTCGCAGCCCGCGGTGAGGGCGCCGGACACCCGGCTGCGCAGTTCCTGGGGGACGCGTTCGTACGTCATCGTCGTCAGGATCGGGTTGAGCATGCCGCCCGCGACACCGCCCAGCGCCATGGTGACCGCCAGTGGAAGTGTCGTCCCGGTCAGCGCGGCGACCAGGAACCTCGGCGCCCCGCACAGCATCACGCACACCGTGAACACGGCCCGCCGCGAGAAGCGGTGCCCCACCGCCCCGTACAGCAGAGCGCCCGTGAGGCCGCCGGCGCCGAAGAGTGCGGTGAGCAGCCCGAGATCGGTGGCCCCGCCCAGCTCGCCCTCCGCGTGCACGGGCAGCAGGACGGCGTTCCATCCCTGGTCCGTGCCGTTCATGAACATCACCATGACGACCACGGCGAGCAGCAGCCGGTTGCCGAGCAGGTAGGTGTAGCCCTCGCGGAGTTCGGCGCGGTACGTACGCAGCGAGACGGGGGCCGCGGCCTTGTGGGGCTCGGCCGCGCCGACCCCTCGTACGCCGGCTGCGACCAGAAGTGCGGACAGTGCGAAGGTCGCCGCGTCCAGCAGGAGCACGGTC includes these proteins:
- a CDS encoding S16 family serine protease: MLLRLSRPRILALCALPVLALFGTAAFAPLPFTLAQPGTTADVLGDDQGKPVITIKGAPTRATDGELRMTTIVATGPEADVGIGDVVDSWFRTDRAVMPRDSVYPTGGSEKEIEQHNLQDMEESQDVAVDAALKYLGKAPGSVDITLHLADVGGPSAGLFFSLGIIDKLAGDGSGGDLTGGRTVAGTGTIEANGAVGAVGGVSLKTQAARRDGATVFLVPRAECKEAKAEQPKGLRLIPVTTLKNAVSSLKALEQGDKVPSC
- a CDS encoding MFS transporter, which translates into the protein MDGGQQARDRIPLAAVLAANSISTAGTSLTLIGVPWFVLETTGSAGRAGVVAFCATLPIVVAALIGGPVIDRIGRRRVAVASDTVCGAAIATIPLLHYAGALEFWMLCALMALNGLAHTPGNTARYVLVPDLAEHAGTTLARAASLFDAVSRGARMVGAALAGVLIAVVGAETVLLLDAATFALSALLVAAGVRGVGAAEPHKAAAPVSLRTYRAELREGYTYLLGNRLLLAVVVMVMFMNGTDQGWNAVLLPVHAEGELGGATDLGLLTALFGAGGLTGALLYGAVGHRFSRRAVFTVCVMLCGAPRFLVAALTGTTLPLAVTMALGGVAGGMLNPILTTMTYERVPQELRSRVSGALTAGCELAMPVGGLVAGLLVEGMGATGALLAMGGVYFLATLSPLVFPAWRTMEGPGEPVSSSGPCPPAPEPSARTPRSSVS
- a CDS encoding IclR family transcriptional regulator, with the protein product MTAETSQTLDRGLRVLKLLADTDHGLTVTELSNKLGVNRTVVYRLLATLEQHALVRRDLGGRARVGLGVLRLGRQVHPLVREAALPALRSLAEDIGATAHLTLVDGADALAVAVVEPTWTDYHVAYRAGFRHALDRGAAGRAILTARQKTVADHPGYTLTHGELEAGACGAAAPLVGVSGVEGSVGVVMLADAVPERVGPRVLDAAREVADALR